The window AGGCGTATAAATATATCACGGCGCAAATCTCCGCCGTGATTATAAGCGTTATAGAAACCTGGATTGAAAACGATTTTGAAGAGTCGGTTGACTTTTTGGCAGGGCTTACAGAAGAACTAATGTATAAACCGAATGGTGCAAATAACTTATCGTAAACTTTATACTATTACGGTTATATTAGAAATTGTCTCTGGTGTCTTTCGTGCCGGTCAGTGCTTCATTAGAACAAACTCCTTACGGGCAATTCCCAATGCCTAAAAAAATGGCGTGAACTCCTCAAAGTTCACGCCGTTATTCTTTATAAGCTGTTTTTCCGCTTGCACTTGCCGTGACTGCCTTTTTCTCTTGTGGCATTGCACCGATGTAGTTGCACACAATTCTTATGTACTGCCTCTTTTCATCTGCCCAGTGCGAAAATCTCCGAGGGTTTACCATCACCGTTTCTCCGATTCCAATCCGCTCAATGAATTCGCTTACAACCTCGGCATTGAGTTCCTTAATCTCCGTGAACCTTTTAAACCCCCGCAGAAACTTGACAATGCCCTGTGTCTGTGCTTCAGCTTGCTCAAGCACGGAGGCGAAGGGTATTCATTTTTGCCGTTAATTCAATTGCTCCTGTTCATATTTGATGAGCATTTTAGCGAACCGCTCCGAACTAAGCTCATGACCCTGTATATAAGCGTGTCGATTAGGTGTTTGCGGTAACATGAATATAATCGCCATTGCGAGCGCAGACAAAGATGCTTTGAAAAACATGGCAATGAAAAAGCTACTGTTTTGACGATTAAGGTTAAGCGCGGTTTGCTTTCAAGTGGTTTGTTCGGTTTCGGAGTCTACGTCGATGTAATTCTCGCGGTAGAGTTTTTTGTATTGCGTCGGAGTGGTTTTGAAGTGCGCTTTGAACTGCTTTATGAATTGTGAGGTGGACGCAAAGCCGCAATTATAGGCAAGCTCGGTGACGGAAATGCTTGTTTCCTGTAATTGCTGTTTTGCGTGCATCAGGCGTTTGTGCAGAATATATTGCTTGGGCGAGATGCCCATTTCCTCTTTGAAAATATGGCGGAAACGGTGGTAGCTGTATTGCGAGATTGCGGCGAGCTGCTCCATATTGATTTCCGTCAGATAGTATTGTTGGATGTAGTTGAGCGCTTGTTTTATGTGCTCGTGTTTAATTGCCTCGGGGTTGGACGGCAGCAGCAGGCGTTCGATCTCTATCAAGATTTGTTTGACTATCATGTTGGTGACGAAGGCGTAATGATTGAGTTTAGACGCCATTTCTTCCGTCAGCAGCTCCAATAATTGTTTTACTTTTCCCGTTTGGTCGCGGTAGCGTCCGTTTTTCAGCAGAAATTCCGCCCCGTCATAATTGAAGCCGACACACACGATTTCCGAGGTGCCGACGGAATGGTCGTCGTGGCGGGCGCCGGGCTCGATAATCACAAAGTCATTGGCATTGTAGTTATGTTTTTTTCCGTCAATAAGGCTGAAGCCTCCGTTGTCGA of the Dehalococcoidales bacterium genome contains:
- a CDS encoding DUF4368 domain-containing protein — encoded protein: MLEQAEAQTQGIVKFLRGFKRFTEIKELNAEVVSEFIERIGIGETVMVNPRRFSHWADEKRQYIRIVCNYIGAMPQEKKAVTASASGKTAYKE
- a CDS encoding helix-turn-helix domain-containing protein, which translates into the protein MFECTFDYYIRRINEDGFSSPVHSHTCFELVYYFDNGGFSLIDGKKHNYNANDFVIIEPGARHDDHSVGTSEIVCVGFNYDGAEFLLKNGRYRDQTGKVKQLLELLTEEMASKLNHYAFVTNMIVKQILIEIERLLLPSNPEAIKHEHIKQALNYIQQYYLTEINMEQLAAISQYSYHRFRHIFKEEMGISPKQYILHKRLMHAKQQLQETSISVTELAYNCGFASTSQFIKQFKAHFKTTPTQYKKLYRENYIDVDSETEQTT